The stretch of DNA CCCTGACAAAACctatctttgtgtttgtagtttGCCACACCTTTGAGGTGTTTTTCCTCACGTGTGTGAACATACCCCAGAAGGGCGGGGAGAGGATTTGTAACCCTATAGCTGCAACTATGCTCCAGGTGATGGTCATGTGAACATAAATTGAACTCTGTGTGTTAGTAGTTGGGTCAAAGGAGAACAACAACAGCGGAAAAAAAATGGCTATTTGGGATGATTatgcttcctctctcttctccagtCCCACCACCCTGTTGGGGGCTGTTGCTCTCCTGCTCGTCCTTTACCTTGTTTTCACTTGCTTCAGCTCCGATGAAACAGGGAAGGAGCCCCCAGGGCCGAGGCCTCTGCCCCTGCTTGGAAACCTGTTGCAGCTCGATCTCAAAAGACCCTACAAAACCCTCTATGAGGTGAGTCTAGCACTCCTGATCCAAAACAAAGCCATTTTGTAACACGTCGCAacttctttaaatttaaaatttatacACTTTTGCGAcaataaatgtttctttttaacgATTTCTGACACGTGACtgcaatgtttatttttccagctTTCAGAGAAATATGGATCTGTATTTACAGTTCACTTTGGAACCAATAAAGTGGTGGTCCTGGCTGGATACAAGGCAGTCAAAGAGGCTCTGGTCAGCTACGCAGAAGAGTTTGGAGACCGAAGCATCTACCCtatattttatgatattaatcAAGGTCACGGTATGACCTTCCTTTACAAAAcctttaatatatttttatatattagcACAAAAGCAAAATCACTAAGGGCATCGTATTTGTCATCTGTTTGATATTACactcttttcaaaaaaaagtttcacttttcataTCATTCAGTTCCTGGTTTGTTCAAATCACGAGAATCCCTGATGAGTATTACACGTCGTAACATGTGTCTGACGCATACAGCTTTCATTCAACTTTGATCTTCGATAGGAATTCTGTTTGCAAATGGAGAATCGTGGAAGGAGCTGAGACGTTTTGCCCTCACCACCCTGAGAGACTTCGGGATGGGCAAAAGAGTAGCTGAGGAGAAAATCTCCGAGGAATGCCGCTATCTGATCCAAGTCTTCGAAAAGCATAAAGGTATGGGGGTCATTTGTTCTGATGCACAAAAATAACTAATGAGGGGGATGTAAGGAAGTTGTAATGCTGAGCGATGTTTCCTCCGCGAGGTCGGTTATGTTCCATATCAGGAAACCTTGTATAATGACCAATTACCACATACTGTTTTAATAGGGAGAGTAACTGAGGTGTCCGGAACAGCCAGGCATTCTCTTGGTATAAACTCAGTGCgacattttaaattttcccTGTTGTACCTCAGCTTGATCATGTAATTAGTTCCTCGTGTCCTTTAAAGGGAAACCATTTGATACAACGTGTCCGGTGAATTATGCGACGTCCAATATTATCTCCTCTATCGTGTACGGAAGCCGCTTTGAATACAGTGACCCCCGATTCAAGAACCTGGTGAGACGAGCACACGAGAACATATGCATCATAGGTTCTGCATCAGTCCAGGTGAGCCTCGTGGTTGCTTTTTGAAATTGTGCCGTTTCAAGGGGGAGGGCATGAAAGCTAATTTAAGTAGGCAACGATAACTCACAAACGGGATCTACTGCATGTAGACTGTAAGTTGCTTGttgaaacaaatacaaaaacatttacagtaaggTAAATTAGAACATAGTTAAATAGGACAATTTTTCCTTCAATGAATGTACTAATGACAATAACTTCATAGTAGCAGCTTAAATTGTTGCTTTGGGGaaaattttaaacaacaaaacaacagaagaaagtGTCAATAAAAAATAGTTAGAAACGGCATTTATATGGTGATGGAAAACACTTATTTAACTGTGGTAAATAACCGATGAAACGTGTGTCAAAATGCTGAATATTTAtgagtacatacagtattctgCAAGTAATGAACTCTCTATTTGATTCTTATATGAGTTTATACACTCCTGTGGCGCAGGAGCTGCTGTTTACTGTGTTAAACGAACCGAATTTTTTCCTTCTCTATATTTCCACAAAATCTGTCTACTTGGATTGCTGTTTGGTGCACGCTGATCTTAAGTAGcctctgttatttattttttttttttgttgtgtcacAGCTTTACAACATGTTTCCCAGGCTTGTCAGCTGGATAAAAAACCGGCAgctgatattaaaaaatgtcaaaatgaccGTCAGGGACAACAAAGATTTAATCAAGCAGCTGGAAGAGACACTGAACCCTCACACATGCAGGGGCCTCGTGGACTGTTTCCTGATTCGGAAGCAGAAGGAAGAGGTAGGTCAACACAAAAATAGCAATGTGGCACACAGCTATTTTATACTGATATGTGGGTGTTCTTTCTCCTAGAGCTCTCGTGTTATGGACACTCACTACAGTGAGAAGAACTTGATATTCACAATAGCCAACTTGTTCGCTGCTGGTACTGACACCACAGCCACTACACTGAGATGGGGTTTGCTGTTTATGGCCAAATATCCACATATACAGGGTAAGGACAGAGAGGGGCTTTGTGAATCTGTCCTCGTTGTCGTGCATTTACGTTTTTACCTGTGGGTATACCCTTAAATACTTGACAAAGACAAGGGCAAAAGAAACTTGGTTTCAGCACCTGGCTGAACACCTCTGTGTGATAAACCCCCCATGTGAAGCTTTTCacaagtaaaataaacagaagaattaGTGTCTAAATTCAAGATCTGTCGGATCTGTCTCTGTCATCTcgttttaatatattaaattcTAATTTGGGCTTAGAAATAGATCAGAAATGTCAATCTTAATTTCTCTAGataacaaatattttgtttgtttgtagaaaggttgttttttttttgcagtgtaggagaaaatggaaaatatacaGCTGGCTAATGACAGTTCTTCAAACAATATTTGAATGAGTATTGTAGGCGCCTTTTAAAAATTGCCCAAAAGCAAAATATAGAAACCTAGAACATTTAAACTGCAGACAAAGAATATtaatttctaatgttttggcCCCAGACCAGGTCCAGGAAGAGCTGAGCCGGGTGATAGGAAGCCGTCAGGTCCAGGTAATTGACCGGAAAAATCTGCCGTACACTGATGCTGTTATCCATGAGACACAGAGACTGGCCAACATTGTCCCCATGTCTCTTCCTCACAAAACCAGTCGAGACGTCACCTTCCAGGGTTACTTTATCAAAGAGGTCAGCTACTCACATCTATCTACACACTTATCCacagtcatttgtttttgttggttcttCCACCTATGAAAACCTGAAAGTGCTTTAATTCTTCTTTTGCCTCCAGGGAACTACAgtgtttcctctcctcacttCTGTCCTGTATGATGAGAGCGAATGGGAGAGCCCACACACTTTCAACCCTTCCCACTTCCTGGATAGGGAGGGTAAATTCGTCAGGAGAGATGCCTTCCTGCCCTTTTCTGCAGGTTTAACAgctttttcaggttttttgttctttacaGATTTGACTTAGTTTACACTTGAACATACGCCATTTCTGCACCTCTTTGTACTTGCAGGTCGCAGGGTGTGCCTCGGAGAGAGTCTGGCCAGAATGgagctcttcctcttcttcacctccctcctccagcGCTTTCGCTTCACTCCTCCACCTGGAGTTACGGAGGATGAGCTGGACCTGACGGCAGCCGTGGGCTTCACCCTCAACCCTTTGCCTCACGAGCTGTGTGCTGTCAGTCGCCAGTGAGGACGGCAGCCAGAGCACGGCATTATATACTGCCTGTGTCAGCGACATGAATATTGTTTTACTCACTCTCACACGGGGCAGCGTTCACATTTATTTACCTTGCCGTGCACCACTGCTTTGTGTGCTCAGCAGCCTGCAGATGTCCCCATCCTCATGACCGGGATCGGTGAACAAAGGCGGAATGACATCAAGAGACAGAAGAGCCATGTTAGTTGCCCGAGATGctaatggaaaaatgaatggcGGCGACACTGACTAGCCTGCATGTTGTTTGTAATTTGTAGAAATTGGTTTACACAGGTTGATAGAATTTGGGTGTGTATGTTCACTTTTATAGTGAGAGACTAGCATAGGATATTCCTGTTTCTCAGCCACTGCGGATGCATTTTGCAAATCTGTCAAAGATAATTTTACCAGCAAATGGTAGAAATCGTGTCATTTATTGACTGTAAATAAATTTTGATCTCTTGTTTTTGCCCCCGTGTGTTTTTCCATCTGGATgacataaatcaaaaaaatactgtttaaattcCTTTCGCCAACATCCTGtgatgaaaacagacaaaaagtaaAGGCAATGCAAAGGATTTCATGAAGGGAAAATATGGTTAAAGTTCTTTTAAATTATGGTTTCGTCAGCTGACAATCAGTTGACCATCAGCCCAAATGCCTCTTCATTCATGGTGCTGAGGTGCATAACAGCGGAGTGAATAAGTCACATTAGACCTGCTCCTGAAACAGCTTTGGCTGAAAACACAACGTGGCAGAGCCGGAGAAGAGCAGATTCGAGAGATCATGTTCCAGAATAAATAGATTTGGCTGATTAACTAGCAGTGTTAACTTGCTACACAGTTCCTTGGGGTTTAATACCAGCAGTCTTAGGGTTGGTGTCAATACAGCACCGTTTATTTGGGTCTTGTCaagaaaaacaaccattttCTTTGCATTACGAGAGGTGTCTCAGTACTTGTTGGTGTGCAAGGGGGTGGATTATGGAATTTAAACTGGCTGAGGTGGGGAAAACCTGCTAAGCCAGATATCTCTTTTCACCTAAATACACGCAAGGAGGATATAAATCTGTTGGAAGGTGGTGAAAAGGGGGGTGGTTGCTTAATCCGGCTTATCGCCCACTGGGCTGTAACTGCCATGCCAGGTCGCAGATTCAGTTTCCATGTTACAAGAGGGGGTCAAGCCTGAAGGTGGCTCCCCGCCCAGATGGTggatttggaaataaaaaaaaacccattggTGTGCCATTCAGTCAGTCTGAAAAATTCCCAGGAGAAACCCAGCTTTACAACTTGCAACAATACACAGCCCGCTTGTCCTCCAATACGAAAGGGAGGGAAACGAGCTGCTCTGGGGGACCGGAGGGCGGGAACACCTCCGCATTTAGGCCAGTGCAGGTCTTCTATTCACCCGCCgattacagacacacagtacacGAAAAGGCCTGGGGACGAGGCGGGGACACACATCTGAAGGACCTACCACCCTGACATTAAGCTGCTCGGCGTCGTGAGCGGCAGGCGGACCGCAGACCGTCCGCCGCGAGCCTTGCCGCGCGTGTCTCCGCAGTGGCAGCCGAACGGGATGCGTGGCCGCTCCGCTCACGATTCGCGGGGAGGCGCTTTTCCACAAGCAGGTGGGGGCCTCTTAGATATAGGCCCCGCCCATTTAATTGCTCCCCAAAGCTCAGGCATATCGCGTGTCCTTCGAATAGGAATCGTCGCAACGTCTAAAGGTCACTCCTGCCCTGCTCGAGGAAGGCTCTGGTCGACAGCGACGACAGCTGTTCAGTTTAAGGGGGTTTGTGTTCCTAAAAGGGGTCGGGGGGGGGAAGCCTCTAGGAGACTCTAGGACCATGTTGGAAGATTTTCCTCAGTCCTCCACCTCATTCTCCCTGCTCTTGGCCCTCGTGGGCCTGCTCTTCCTCCAACTTCTTTACTCCAGCTTCAGCTCCCAAGAAAATCGGAGGGACCCTCCGGGTCCTAAACCTCTTCCCCTGCTTGGTAACCTCCATCAGTTGGATCTCAACAGACTTTACAACTCACTTTTTGATGTGAgaaatgtcttgtttatttGAAAGAATGCGATTCCTTCCATCTGCTCTGATAGGAgactgttcatttttattttagtagtAATATTACTTGCATATGCCAATATATCTACATTAGAAGTCAGGAAATACAACCCACCAGTACATTTTTATCTCGGACTGGGAGTCTCACTTTTACTCGCCTTGATGTGTTTAGCTTTCCAAAAAACATGGACCAGTGTTCACAGTCTACTTTGGACTTAAGAAGGTGGTTGTCCTGGCAGGATACAGGACAGTCAAACAGGCTCTGGTCAACCATGCGGAGGAGTTTGGAGACAGAGACATCAATCCCATATTCTATGACTTCAACAAAGGAAATggtaagaaaatgttttgagagtatttatttatttttattttaattgtttttgtcaggGTTAAAACAAGTCAACCCCATTTGTTTTCAGGCGTTTTATTTGCCAATGGTGATTCGTGGAAAGAAATGAGGCGTTTTGCTCTGAGTACACTGAGAGAGTTTGGGATGGGCAAGAAGATTAGTGAACAAAAAATCATTGAGGAATGTCACCACCTGGCTGACGAATTTCAACGACATGAAGGTACCAGTTTCTCCCCTAAATCACTGCGCAGATTTTTatacacaccaaaaaaaaaattgactcaATGCGGGATTAACTTTGTCCTGTACCTGTAGGGTAGAAACCAGCTGAGACGGGGTTGTTTAAGccagtgttgatgttttttatcCTTTAATAGTTCTGTATAAGTACTTTTAATATACTACAGCTCTATTTCAATTTATATGCCACTATTTTTTACTGATGGTTGACAATAACTGTATCCTTCGTAgattttgcatcattttgtaCAACTAACGGTACATGTGTGACagttttaagttaaaatttCGGCTTGTTGTGTCAAATACTGGGTCAAAGTAATCATACTTTAGTTTGGGTAAATATCAAAGTGATATACAgtcatataaaaacacaacacaaacactgggTCAAAACAACCCATTGTTATTAGGTCAAGTTAACCCGGTATTGTGTCAGTGCTGGATTGTCCCAGACTAGGTCAATTTTACACCCACCTTTTTAGCTTGTAGCAGCCCCTTGAACAATTTACAGTTTCTGTCTGACTCTTGTCTgcaactctttctctctcaggcaAAGCCTTCAGCAACGCCAAAACAGTTACATATGCAGCTTCAAATATCATATCAGGTCTCATGTTTGGGAGGAGGTTTGACTACAACGACCATGACCTCCAAAGTCTAGTGGAAAGAGACCATGAGGCCATCCGTCTGACAGGATCAGCTTCCATCATGGTACTAGATAGTGACTTAATGATGACAAGGAAATTTTACATTGCTGTGCATATCGAAGGCTTGTAAACCTAGGGCTTAAAAGATGaaatctgttgttgttgtagtcCATGAAATATTGGctaaaactttattttccaattttttatttttaaattacacatttaataAGTCCATATTAATTTGCTGGAAAGAACTATGTGATTTTGGAGGGAAAATAGGAATTTCCATGGAAAAGCTGTGCATTTAAACCCAAGCAAATATGTGTTAAtttattggaaactttattctGGATTATTATAATTCTGACATGTGCCTTTagacattttttacatttttacaatcaGATTTTTCCCgcatgttcagctgacctgctgtgctCGGCACTGCTTGAAAGACTATCCAGATCACATTAGCagtcaaaatgaataaattcaaaGGGTACTAGTTCTCTGGGAAGTGTTTTAGGATTTTATCAGATATTGATTTGGAATTCACGACCCGTAAAATGCCACCAAATATTTTTCTAACTGAAACACAACAagggaatgaaaaacaaaagcaagcaAAAACGTTGATTAAAATGAATCCAGCTGGGGCTTAAGATCTCATGGCTCTCATGATTGTTGGGTTAAATCCtgcaatatttattttgtttttattgtgcgCTTTTACAGCTTTACAACATTTTCCCTTGGTTGGGCCCTTGTCTTAAGAACCGGAGGGATTTGTTGAGGCTTGTGGAAGCCAATAAAATGGAAGCGAGAACGAAGATAGCACAACTGAATGAGACTCTAAACCCTGAGATGTGCCGATGCTTCATTGATGCATTCCTGACCCGTAAGCAAAATCTGAAGGTGAGGTGTCTAACTCCCTTTGAATCCACTCCTAGACTGATAATACTCATCACTCATCAGATGTGATCCCTCTTTTCTGTACTTCATGCTAGGAGTCAGGAATTAAGGATTCACACTACCACAACGACAACCTGCTCTACAGTGTCACAACTTTGTTTTCAGCTGGGACTGACACCACAGGAAGTACACTTCAGTGGTGTCTACTTTTAATGGCCAAGTACCCTCATATTCAAGGTGCAAAAATACGTCCACAGGCTCCCCTCAGTTTGCAGTGCTCACACAAATTTGGGGTTAAAGTAGCATCACGTGGTTGCCAGATTTAATCTCAGTTTATTGTGCATCCAGAACGAGTCCAGGAGGAGCTGAGCAGGGAAGTTGGAAGCCGCCAGATACGAGTAGAGGACAGGAAGAACTTGCCGTACACCGACGCTGTTATCcatgagacacagagagtggCCAACGTTGCCCCCATGTCTGTTCCTCACAAAACCAGTCGAGACGTCAACTTCCAGGGTTACTTTATCAAAGAGGTCAGTTTCTTTCATCAGTCCAAATCCACaccaatttgtttttgttggataGTTGGATCTTCCGTCTCGGAAAATAGTGCTCTTGTTGTGAgatctgcttttcttcttttgcttctaGGGAACTACAGTGTTTCCTCTTCTCACTTCTGTCCTGTATGATGAGAACGAATGGGAGAGCCCACAAACTTTCAACCCTTCCCACTTCCTGGATAGGGAGGGTAAATTCGTCAGGAGAGATGCCTTCATGCCCTTTTCTGCCGGTATAACAACCTTGTTGGCTGTTGCACTCTAGAGATTACTGATATTTCATGGTTGTACACACACGATCATGTTCAACTCAACTGCAGCTGTTGGTTCTTGCAGGTCGCAGGGTGTGCCTCGGAGAGAGTCTGGCCAGAATGgagctcttcctcttcttcacctccCTCCTTCAGCGCTTTCGTTTCACTCCTCCACCTGGAGTTACAGAGGATGAGCTGGACCTGACACCAGCTGTGGGCTTCACCCTCAGCCCTTTGCCTCACGAGCTGTGTGCTGTCAGTCGCCAATGAGGAAGACAGCTGGGACTTCTTGattattgtgttgtgttttttatgccATGGCGGGACTGGGAATTCCCACGATGCTGATTGTGGTCACCCATAATGTGTTAGGGGACGTCTTGTGATCATTTTGTGTAGAGATTAGACAGCAACTGGCTATAGGGAACTGTTGCCCTCTCCTTGCAGTATCTCCAGCCTTTTGAGGTTCAGGTAGCTTCTTCGCCACATCACTCAGTGAAAAAGATTTTCCATGAATGCAAAGGAGCACTCACTTTGTTGTTCTCAATTCTCACCTCAATTCTTTAAGGtgattatataaaatatgaGTTATACAGTTGTCCCTAACATTTATAATACTAATCAATAGGTTTAAATTGTTATTtaagtatattaaaaaatattaaataaaatattaaatatataaaatataataataaaatattaaaaaatgacaaagtaccTGCtcataatttatcattttgtctgtgttcaTAGCCTATGGTAAAGACAAATCATGACCACATTTTTCCTAAAGCACTGTAATCCCCTTCTTCTAttgctgtttgtattttcttgaAATGTACtttggaaataaattaattttaaaaatgctac from Xiphias gladius isolate SHS-SW01 ecotype Sanya breed wild chromosome 3, ASM1685928v1, whole genome shotgun sequence encodes:
- the LOC120788443 gene encoding LOW QUALITY PROTEIN: cytochrome P450 2K1-like (The sequence of the model RefSeq protein was modified relative to this genomic sequence to represent the inferred CDS: deleted 1 base in 1 codon), with the translated sequence MAIWDDYASSLFSSPTTLLGAVALLLVLYLVFTCFSSDETGKEPPGPRPLPLLGNLLQLDLKRPYKTLYELSEKYGSVFTVHFGTNKVVVLAGYKAVKEALVSYAEEFGDRSIYPIFYDINQGHGILFANGESWKELRRFALTTLRDFGMGKRVAEEKISEECRYLIQVFEKHKGKPFDTTCPVNYATSNIISSIVYGSRFEYSDPRFKNLVRRAHENICIIGSASVQLYNMFPRLVSWIKNRQLILKNVKMTVRDNKDLIKQLEETLNPHTCRGLVDCFLIRKQKEESSTSFSLLLALVGLLFLQLLYSSFSSQENRRDPPGPKPLPLLGNLHQLDLNRLYNSLFDLSKKHGPVFTVYFGLKKVVVLAGYRTVKQALVNHAEEFGDRDINPIFYDFNKGNGVLFANGDSWKEMRRFALSTLREFGMGKKISEQKIIEECHHLADEFQRHEGKAFSNAKTVTYAASNIISGLMFGRRFDYNDHDLQSLVERDHEAIRLTGSASIMLYNIFPWLGPCLKNRRDLLRLVEANKMEARTKIAQLNETLNPEMCRCFIDAFLTRKQNLKESGIKDSHYHNDNLLYSVTTLFSAGTDTTGSTLQWCLLLMAKYPHIQERVQEELSREVGSRQIRVEDRKNLPYTDAVIHETQRVANVAPMSVPHKTSRDVNFQGYFIKEGTTVFPLLTSVLYDENEWESPQTFNPSHFLDREGKFVRRDAFMPFSAGRRVCLGESLARMELFLFFTSLLQRFRFTPPPGVTEDELDLTPAVGFTLSPLPHELCAVSRNEEDSWDFLIIVLCFLCHGGTGNSHDADCGHP
- the LOC120788442 gene encoding cytochrome P450 2K1-like — encoded protein: MDTHYSEKNLIFTIANLFAAGTDTTATTLRWGLLFMAKYPHIQDQVQEELSRVIGSRQVQVIDRKNLPYTDAVIHETQRLANIVPMSLPHKTSRDVTFQGYFIKEGTTVFPLLTSVLYDESEWESPHTFNPSHFLDREGKFVRRDAFLPFSAGRRVCLGESLARMELFLFFTSLLQRFRFTPPPGVTEDELDLTAAVGFTLNPLPHELCAVSRQ